One genomic region from Chlamydiales bacterium STE3 encodes:
- a CDS encoding Uncharacterized protein (Product derived from UniProtKB/Trembl:K2CK75), whose protein sequence is MTYHISVRKACSSYTGLDTFTDRTFTLQDKDEYERVLKLCKNKKNMAGLFKASIIPIRTDSSSIGTDLFLPTLIHGVIKTKNASKVCFILLALLWDSVTLPFRLITLLPRVCYNAFAKSTDHPLIPYLKEKGLDSLNRKGEVKIRVYEETIKNSRYEKSGFRYKLFLTNHEVPFVGDFCQFGSFSSRPTNSN, encoded by the coding sequence ATGACTTACCATATTTCCGTACGCAAGGCTTGTAGTTCATATACTGGACTTGATACTTTCACCGATAGGACCTTTACGCTTCAAGATAAAGATGAGTATGAACGAGTGCTTAAGTTATGCAAAAATAAAAAAAATATGGCCGGCCTTTTTAAAGCATCTATAATACCAATCCGAACTGACTCTTCCTCTATTGGTACAGACTTATTCCTACCTACATTGATTCATGGAGTTATAAAAACAAAAAACGCTTCAAAAGTTTGTTTTATTCTTTTAGCTCTTTTATGGGATTCCGTTACCTTGCCATTTCGGCTTATCACTCTTCTGCCCCGTGTTTGCTACAATGCTTTTGCCAAATCTACTGACCATCCATTGATTCCTTATTTAAAGGAAAAAGGATTAGATTCTTTAAATAGAAAGGGTGAAGTTAAGATACGAGTTTATGAAGAGACTATTAAAAATAGCAGATATGAAAAAAGTGGGTTTCGCTACAAATTATTTTTGACAAATCACGAAGTTCCATTTGTAGGAGATTTTTGTCAATTTGGTTCTTTTTCTTCTAGGCCTACCAACTCGAATTAA
- a CDS encoding Uncharacterized protein (Product derived from UniProtKB/Trembl:F8KXS9): MQRILVFLCLLSACIFIMSPLAAIDLQDEQEAKNDLRILKLLPNLLCPLAVDPGIPDDFIALSPTGILDLYDWIYWGPEDVLKAYFEDPTSLKSPILRVKLSANVAQLGPNSFSGQESLEIQEKENPKGFASIKTQWGDYPVLAHRTKKEGHLIFMAWVGLNDPGAGWTLMFNLVYPHKKGHPNKEDRQLWGNLIMKTTPLKDGDYFKAYGQDLQPGYTLVNFGGAKLKMLAEKRQSDGKLQVVVIPESSDIEFHYMDMTECLMGARWKYGEPLVKVYGEIVVNKENFKSIINKVTSIFFKTVPEFSFKKEDETQSLIFQKICDKAE; encoded by the coding sequence ATGCAACGAATTTTAGTATTTTTGTGTTTGCTATCTGCGTGCATATTCATTATGAGTCCTCTAGCAGCAATAGACCTCCAAGATGAACAAGAAGCTAAAAATGATTTACGCATTCTGAAGTTATTACCAAATCTTTTATGCCCTTTAGCTGTGGATCCTGGCATACCTGACGATTTTATTGCTCTATCTCCTACAGGAATATTGGATTTGTATGATTGGATTTATTGGGGCCCTGAAGATGTCCTAAAAGCTTATTTTGAAGATCCTACTTCTTTAAAATCACCTATTTTAAGAGTAAAATTAAGCGCAAATGTTGCTCAGTTGGGTCCAAATTCATTTAGTGGTCAAGAATCCCTTGAAATACAAGAGAAAGAAAATCCTAAAGGGTTTGCTTCTATTAAAACTCAATGGGGAGATTACCCAGTTCTCGCCCACAGAACTAAAAAGGAAGGCCATTTAATTTTCATGGCTTGGGTGGGTTTGAATGATCCAGGAGCCGGCTGGACCCTGATGTTTAATCTTGTATATCCTCATAAAAAAGGACATCCGAACAAAGAGGATCGTCAGCTTTGGGGAAATTTAATTATGAAAACTACACCATTGAAGGATGGAGACTATTTTAAGGCTTACGGTCAAGATCTGCAGCCAGGATATACCCTTGTGAATTTCGGCGGAGCAAAATTGAAAATGCTTGCAGAGAAGAGACAAAGCGATGGAAAATTACAAGTTGTTGTAATTCCAGAGAGCTCCGATATTGAATTCCATTATATGGATATGACGGAATGCTTGATGGGTGCCAGGTGGAAATACGGCGAGCCCTTAGTTAAAGTTTATGGTGAAATTGTAGTCAATAAGGAGAACTTTAAGTCTATCATAAATAAAGTTACCTCCATATTTTTTAAAACTGTGCCGGAATTTTCATTCAAAAAAGAGGATGAAACACAATCCTTAATTTTTCAAAAAATTTGCGATAAGGCAGAATAA
- a CDS encoding Uncharacterized protein (Product derived from UniProtKB/Trembl:K2EZY1): protein MEKKRVFGELELAILQIFRSNEKLTVREVLEFLRGDDKYTTIMTVMNRMVEKKLLVRQRVGQHYEYWLNEAGQTAQPNFLDKLKQKIFGGKSASMVSYLLESSNDITDVELEKMEKIIHELKESRKQS, encoded by the coding sequence ATGGAAAAAAAACGGGTGTTTGGAGAGCTTGAACTAGCGATCCTGCAAATCTTTAGAAGCAACGAAAAATTAACAGTCAGGGAAGTGCTGGAATTTTTGCGTGGTGACGACAAGTACACCACAATAATGACTGTCATGAATCGCATGGTAGAAAAAAAACTACTAGTACGTCAACGCGTTGGACAGCATTATGAATACTGGCTAAATGAAGCGGGCCAGACTGCTCAACCGAATTTCCTCGATAAATTAAAACAAAAAATTTTCGGGGGAAAGTCGGCCTCTATGGTTAGTTATCTTCTTGAATCTAGCAATGACATCACAGATGTTGAGTTAGAGAAGATGGAAAAGATTATCCATGAACTCAAAGAATCTAGGAAGCAATCATGA
- a CDS encoding Bis(5'-nucleosyl)-tetraphosphatase [asymmetrical] (Product derived from UniProtKB/Swiss-Prot:P56380;Gene name derived from UniProtKB/Swiss-Prot:P56380;EC number derived from UniProtKB/Swiss-Prot:P56380), producing MKKEASFGIVPLKRKDSSWEVLLVQPHQGWWGIPKGHPNAGESEKQTAERELFEETGLKVVKYLADEPLKEKYKFFMGKQLISKTVTYFLAEVEGTVVLQEQELKDYKWIDLKKASSVATYKETQAVLNKMQEWINA from the coding sequence ATGAAAAAAGAAGCATCATTTGGCATTGTCCCTTTAAAAAGAAAGGATTCTTCCTGGGAAGTATTACTTGTGCAACCCCATCAAGGGTGGTGGGGGATTCCCAAAGGACACCCAAATGCGGGAGAATCTGAGAAACAGACTGCAGAACGAGAACTGTTCGAAGAAACGGGATTAAAAGTGGTGAAATATCTTGCAGATGAGCCCTTGAAAGAAAAGTACAAGTTTTTTATGGGGAAGCAACTTATTAGCAAAACAGTGACTTATTTTCTCGCTGAAGTAGAAGGGACGGTAGTACTACAGGAGCAAGAATTAAAAGACTATAAGTGGATTGATTTAAAGAAGGCGAGCTCAGTGGCGACTTACAAAGAAACACAAGCTGTTTTAAATAAAATGCAAGAATGGATTAATGCTTGA
- a CDS encoding 3-oxoacyl-[acyl-carrier-protein] synthase I, chloroplastic (Product derived from UniProtKB/Swiss-Prot:P52410;Gene name derived from UniProtKB/Swiss-Prot:P52410;EC number derived from UniProtKB/Swiss-Prot:P52410), producing the protein MKKKKRIVVTGMGLVSCLGQEVDPFYQKLLAGQSGVSSITEFPVQEFPTRFAGVIKDFEIGNYLDKKQARRVDRYIAYTVVAGKKALEYGNISKEVVDQLDKSRCGVIIGSGMGGMGIFVDGVHSLNEKGHRKVTPFFVPYILTNMGGALLGMDFGFMGPNYSISTACATANNSIISAANHILNGEADLMITGGAEAALIPMGLAGFCACKALSERNDEPQKASRPWDKARDGFVMGEGAGVLVLEELEHALARGATIFAEYLGGGISCDAYHMTEPRSDGEGVATCVRNALANSGVLASDVNYINAHATSTPLGDMAEINALKKVFDHPSKIVINSTKSMIGHCLGAAGGIEAVATIKAITDKVVHPTINLENPEENIGFHIPTNAEQLDIKVAISNSFGFGGHNATIVLAPYKS; encoded by the coding sequence ATGAAGAAAAAAAAGCGTATTGTTGTCACAGGCATGGGGCTTGTGTCCTGTCTAGGACAAGAAGTCGATCCTTTTTATCAAAAGCTGTTAGCTGGCCAAAGTGGAGTCTCCTCGATCACTGAATTTCCTGTGCAAGAGTTCCCTACAAGATTTGCTGGTGTAATAAAAGACTTTGAAATTGGGAATTATTTAGATAAGAAGCAAGCCCGCCGGGTTGATCGTTACATCGCTTATACTGTAGTAGCAGGCAAAAAAGCACTGGAATATGGTAATATCTCCAAAGAAGTTGTGGACCAACTTGATAAATCGCGGTGTGGGGTGATCATCGGATCCGGAATGGGAGGCATGGGCATTTTCGTTGATGGAGTGCATAGTTTAAACGAGAAAGGGCACCGTAAAGTCACACCTTTTTTTGTGCCTTATATCCTTACCAATATGGGAGGAGCTCTCTTGGGAATGGATTTTGGGTTTATGGGACCTAACTACTCTATTTCTACGGCTTGCGCAACAGCAAATAATTCGATTATTAGCGCGGCTAACCACATTTTAAATGGAGAGGCAGATCTTATGATTACTGGTGGTGCTGAGGCTGCACTAATCCCTATGGGCCTGGCAGGCTTTTGTGCATGCAAAGCTTTATCTGAAAGAAATGATGAGCCTCAAAAAGCTTCTCGTCCTTGGGATAAGGCTAGGGATGGTTTTGTGATGGGGGAAGGAGCTGGCGTCTTGGTTCTAGAGGAATTGGAGCATGCCCTAGCTCGTGGAGCAACAATCTTTGCTGAGTATCTCGGTGGCGGAATTTCATGTGATGCATACCATATGACCGAACCGCGATCTGATGGTGAGGGTGTTGCAACTTGTGTAAGAAATGCTTTAGCAAATTCTGGAGTTTTAGCATCTGATGTTAATTATATCAATGCACATGCCACATCAACACCTCTAGGAGATATGGCAGAAATTAATGCTTTAAAGAAAGTGTTCGATCATCCTTCAAAAATTGTCATTAATTCAACAAAATCGATGATTGGCCACTGTTTAGGCGCAGCAGGGGGAATTGAAGCTGTGGCGACCATTAAAGCTATAACCGATAAAGTTGTTCACCCAACAATTAATTTAGAAAATCCTGAAGAAAATATTGGCTTTCACATTCCAACAAACGCGGAGCAATTAGACATTAAAGTTGCTATTTCTAACTCGTTTGGATTTGGTGGACATAATGCTACAATCGTTTTAGCACCTTATAAAAGCTAA
- a CDS encoding Ribosomal silencing factor RsfS (Product derived from UniProtKB/Swiss-Prot:Q97P97;Gene name derived from UniProtKB/Swiss-Prot:Q97P97), whose translation MDIYFLEKSWTSSIIINYTLANMKNPDLIRLDEIAQTIFDKKGLNILALDVREISTFTEYYLIAEGNVDRHVVALARAVIDQQSIKGHPPFHIEGTATGDWVVIDFGHIVVHLFHPDLREKYALERLWNSGSIIDLTIQTGSS comes from the coding sequence GTGGACATTTACTTCCTAGAAAAGTCCTGGACTTCATCAATAATAATCAATTATACTCTAGCAAATATGAAAAATCCTGACCTAATTCGACTTGATGAAATTGCTCAGACAATTTTTGACAAAAAGGGATTGAACATCCTGGCTTTAGATGTTAGAGAAATCTCTACTTTCACCGAATATTACTTAATTGCCGAAGGAAATGTTGACCGACATGTTGTGGCACTTGCGCGTGCTGTCATTGATCAGCAAAGTATCAAAGGGCATCCTCCTTTTCATATAGAAGGAACAGCAACAGGGGATTGGGTTGTTATTGATTTTGGTCATATTGTCGTTCATCTTTTCCATCCTGATCTAAGAGAAAAATATGCACTTGAAAGATTATGGAATAGTGGCAGTATAATAGATTTAACTATTCAAACGGGATCGTCTTAA
- a CDS encoding putative nicotinate-nucleotide adenylyltransferase (Product derived from UniProtKB/Swiss-Prot:A8H7C5;Gene name derived from UniProtKB/Swiss-Prot:A8H7C5;EC number derived from UniProtKB/Swiss-Prot:A8H7C5), translated as MKIGFYGGSFDPIHFGHINLAIELKEQGNLDEVWFCPAFLSPGKQTLPIEGKLRYEMISLALKEIPGFKVIDLELKCFSPSYTVETLRTLKAQFPQHEWFLLLGEDSLNNFLSWKEPEEILSLAKPLVGSRFSHFLNKKLDWSETYLKVFESGWRKIPIFEISSTYVRERLVEGLYCGHLLPRKVLDFINNNQLYSSKYEKS; from the coding sequence ATGAAAATTGGTTTTTACGGAGGCAGCTTTGACCCTATACATTTTGGACATATTAACCTTGCAATAGAGTTAAAGGAACAGGGGAATCTAGATGAGGTGTGGTTTTGCCCCGCGTTTTTGAGTCCAGGTAAGCAAACACTACCTATTGAGGGGAAGCTGCGCTATGAAATGATTTCTTTAGCTTTAAAAGAAATTCCCGGCTTTAAGGTTATCGACCTTGAGTTAAAGTGCTTCTCTCCCTCATATACCGTCGAAACATTGAGAACATTAAAAGCCCAATTTCCCCAACATGAGTGGTTTCTTTTGCTCGGCGAAGACTCTCTAAATAATTTCCTAAGCTGGAAAGAACCTGAAGAAATTTTATCTCTTGCAAAACCGTTGGTCGGCTCTAGATTTTCCCATTTCTTAAATAAAAAACTCGACTGGAGCGAGACATATCTAAAGGTTTTCGAAAGTGGGTGGAGAAAGATTCCGATTTTTGAAATTTCTAGCACCTATGTGCGCGAGCGTTTAGTAGAGGGGCTTTATTGTGGACATTTACTTCCTAGAAAAGTCCTGGACTTCATCAATAATAATCAATTATACTCTAGCAAATATGAAAAATCCTGA
- a CDS encoding Type-3 glutamine synthetase (Product derived from UniProtKB/Swiss-Prot:Q54WR9;Gene name derived from UniProtKB/Swiss-Prot:Q54WR9;EC number derived from UniProtKB/Swiss-Prot:Q54WR9): MTFSDSGGAMQFARYKALEESGKRSALACISNDSSNNDFESYVFNRAVMQKMLPKEVYLNVFDAMHSKAEIKHEYADKIALAIKEWAISHGATHYTHWFQPLTGLTAEKHDTFLDWSSNGILIEKFSGKQLIQGEPDASSFPSGGLRSTYEARGYTGWDPTSPIFLWKAGNGFTLCIPSIFFSWKGEVLDTKIPFLRSDKKLREAVLRLLKLTGIQAGQVFATLGLEQEYFVIDRAMRNLRPDLVLMGKTVFGAQPAKGQELQDHYLGSVRDRVLFFMKDFEKEAIKLGIPIKTRHNEVAPSQYEVAPLFEKASQAIDHNLLLMELMRHIAIEHGLTCLLLEKPFAGLNGSGKHSNWSLATNTHINLLDPSNTPGNNLHFLILMAAILHAVHRHAELIRASVGSYSNDARLGGHEAPPSIISVYLGEELEAIFNDIESKGAHDGQRTAFFYDLGLKGLPGLSKDNTDRNRTSPVAFTGNKFELRAVGAAAHPAFPITVLNAIISESLHLMLNEIEHELNGNALRGQEAVMLAAMPVIKKYLMASKPIRFSGDNYSNEWQNEAKRRGLPCISKSLSAFEALKKETTIQVFEGILNKQELFSRYEILKEHYMHMANIEVNLMLEIFQNQILPVAMAHQRNLSDSIVSSLQLLPPTAVQNQLLVLEEFSALLETAIQLKTELKLSRNDAKKLPLERQGEVYLNDVLIRAAALREAVDQLENSVDDALWPLPKYRELLFTL; encoded by the coding sequence ATGACCTTCTCAGACTCTGGAGGAGCCATGCAGTTCGCTCGATATAAAGCTTTGGAAGAATCAGGGAAAAGAAGTGCGCTTGCTTGTATATCAAATGATTCTTCTAACAATGATTTTGAAAGTTATGTTTTCAATCGTGCCGTTATGCAAAAGATGCTTCCCAAAGAAGTTTACTTAAATGTTTTTGATGCCATGCATTCTAAAGCAGAAATCAAACATGAGTATGCGGATAAGATAGCCCTAGCCATAAAAGAGTGGGCTATTAGCCACGGTGCTACACACTACACGCACTGGTTTCAACCGCTAACTGGTTTGACAGCTGAGAAACATGATACTTTTTTGGATTGGTCCAGTAATGGAATTTTGATAGAAAAGTTTTCTGGCAAGCAGCTTATCCAGGGAGAGCCGGATGCTTCATCCTTTCCTTCTGGAGGCTTGAGAAGTACCTATGAAGCTAGAGGATATACTGGGTGGGATCCAACTTCTCCTATTTTTTTGTGGAAAGCGGGCAATGGCTTCACCCTTTGCATTCCCTCCATTTTTTTTTCGTGGAAGGGCGAAGTTTTAGACACCAAAATTCCTTTCCTTCGCTCCGACAAGAAGCTGAGGGAGGCGGTGTTGAGATTGCTAAAATTAACAGGCATTCAAGCAGGCCAAGTCTTTGCAACACTTGGATTAGAGCAAGAATACTTTGTCATTGACCGCGCAATGCGCAATTTGCGTCCCGATTTAGTTTTAATGGGAAAAACAGTATTTGGAGCTCAGCCTGCTAAAGGGCAAGAACTGCAAGATCACTATCTAGGCTCTGTGCGCGATCGTGTGCTATTTTTTATGAAAGATTTTGAAAAGGAGGCGATTAAACTTGGCATTCCTATAAAAACACGGCACAACGAAGTAGCTCCGTCTCAATACGAAGTGGCCCCCTTATTTGAAAAGGCTTCCCAAGCGATTGACCATAACCTGCTATTAATGGAGTTAATGCGCCATATCGCTATTGAACACGGTCTTACTTGCTTGCTTCTTGAAAAACCTTTTGCAGGGTTAAACGGTTCTGGAAAGCATAGTAATTGGTCTCTTGCTACTAATACGCATATTAACCTTCTTGATCCTTCTAATACACCAGGGAATAATCTTCACTTCCTTATTCTAATGGCAGCAATTTTACACGCTGTACATCGTCATGCTGAGTTGATTCGAGCATCGGTAGGATCCTATTCAAATGATGCTCGGTTAGGTGGCCATGAGGCCCCTCCTTCAATTATTTCTGTGTATTTAGGGGAGGAATTAGAAGCGATTTTTAATGACATTGAGTCAAAAGGGGCTCACGATGGCCAAAGAACAGCTTTTTTTTATGACTTGGGGTTAAAGGGCCTCCCTGGCTTATCCAAAGATAATACGGATAGAAATCGCACCTCACCGGTTGCATTTACCGGGAACAAGTTTGAACTGCGTGCCGTTGGTGCTGCTGCACACCCAGCTTTTCCTATAACGGTTTTAAATGCTATTATTTCTGAAAGCCTTCACTTAATGTTAAATGAAATTGAGCATGAGCTCAATGGCAATGCCTTAAGGGGGCAAGAAGCAGTTATGCTTGCAGCCATGCCGGTAATTAAAAAGTATTTGATGGCTTCTAAACCTATTCGCTTTTCTGGAGATAATTATAGCAATGAGTGGCAAAATGAAGCTAAAAGGCGGGGGCTTCCTTGCATTAGTAAATCTCTGTCCGCTTTTGAAGCATTAAAAAAAGAAACTACAATTCAAGTGTTTGAAGGCATTCTTAATAAACAGGAACTCTTCAGTCGCTATGAAATTTTAAAAGAACACTACATGCATATGGCTAATATTGAAGTGAATTTGATGCTAGAAATTTTTCAGAATCAGATACTTCCAGTAGCAATGGCTCACCAGAGAAATTTGTCCGACAGCATTGTTTCTAGCTTGCAATTGCTACCTCCTACAGCAGTTCAAAATCAATTGCTAGTATTAGAAGAATTCTCTGCTCTGTTGGAAACAGCTATTCAATTGAAGACAGAATTAAAACTCAGTAGAAATGACGCAAAAAAGCTACCTTTAGAAAGGCAAGGAGAGGTTTATCTAAATGATGTCCTTATTCGAGCTGCAGCCTTGAGAGAAGCCGTCGATCAGCTCGAAAATAGTGTAGACGATGCTTTGTGGCCATTACCAAAATACAGGGAACTTTTATTTACTCTATGA
- a CDS encoding hypothetical protein (Product derived from UniProtKB/Trembl:Q6MBT4), with protein MNSKFSFFDLDHTLLKVNISFSFGKYLFQKGKFPRFQVLYCAAQYFRHKFLGLSLSALHEKIFQAYFVGKSVHEMAGFVEDFLNKELNHFLYLPAFLEMQKAILNHEQVILLSSSPDFLVAPIAKRFGISYHATEYKNDDKNHFSSVANVLSGEVKAEIVKKLALDQSIATKNITAYSDSYLDLPFLKMAGRPVAVNPDRALLKVCQQNSWPIL; from the coding sequence GTGAATTCCAAGTTTTCCTTTTTCGACCTCGATCATACCCTTTTGAAAGTAAATATTAGTTTTTCTTTTGGAAAATATTTATTTCAAAAGGGCAAGTTTCCTCGTTTTCAAGTGCTCTATTGTGCCGCACAGTATTTTCGGCATAAATTTTTGGGTCTAAGCTTAAGTGCTCTCCACGAAAAAATTTTCCAAGCCTATTTCGTAGGAAAATCTGTTCATGAAATGGCTGGTTTTGTTGAAGATTTTTTAAACAAAGAACTCAACCATTTTCTGTATCTTCCTGCTTTTCTAGAAATGCAAAAGGCTATTCTTAATCATGAGCAGGTTATTTTGCTTTCAAGTTCCCCCGATTTTCTCGTTGCCCCCATAGCAAAACGCTTTGGTATTTCCTATCATGCTACAGAATATAAAAATGATGACAAGAATCATTTTTCCTCAGTAGCGAATGTTTTAAGTGGGGAGGTAAAAGCTGAGATTGTGAAGAAGTTGGCCTTGGACCAATCCATTGCGACAAAGAATATTACTGCCTATTCTGATAGCTATTTAGACCTTCCCTTTCTAAAAATGGCAGGACGTCCCGTTGCCGTAAATCCTGATAGGGCATTATTGAAAGTTTGTCAACAGAACTCTTGGCCCATTCTTTGA
- a CDS encoding hypothetical protein (Product derived from UniProtKB/Trembl:Q6MBT3), with the protein MREENILEEMPVGMSELEGPTAAPIETSPIIENPMMEKEINLHFEEFKQSLDQLPDAEAKLKLAISFMEDALQKVKTPDFKNFWDARKVCLDLFKEPMSPAARSHLWGKYHELSKEAKRLKDILDEQSNFAVEQIGMAIQALEEEIAQIPTTMEQSGSIDFPENCFVLEKSFAFYDTHQKELNLLNAYASRINALRKELIKTEMRIRVKNKFFQQLSKAGDHVFPKRKELIQEISQHFINDVESFISSHFNSFNEKESIFNLREAIKGLQSAAKFLTLNTQAFNQTRMRLSECWDKLKEYDKERKKDFADKKELFKANAEAIRQEIEATFQKFSEQGLNTVDANRAIDELVSKMRSTSLGRDEVKSLRDEILKFKDAIQSRIQAQQEERQRLDEEKERQRRETVQRFAENIQQLLDAAEEESADHLVTRRDAILAEIQSTQLLRNDKIELEKRLKPIKDILIEKKEQALMALPEDKRMALEQLKELLRQRKERRQKIKEQLELLRKSKGASGLDFEKAMQFNEELNHEKGRLEQANHSVKEIEDKIKEMEL; encoded by the coding sequence ATGCGCGAGGAAAATATTTTAGAAGAAATGCCCGTAGGAATGAGTGAATTAGAGGGGCCTACCGCTGCACCAATTGAAACCTCGCCAATAATAGAAAACCCTATGATGGAAAAAGAAATCAATTTACATTTTGAAGAATTCAAACAGTCTTTGGACCAGTTACCTGATGCGGAAGCTAAGCTCAAGCTTGCTATTAGCTTTATGGAAGATGCTCTGCAAAAGGTTAAAACGCCAGACTTTAAAAATTTCTGGGATGCAAGAAAGGTTTGTTTGGATTTATTTAAAGAGCCGATGTCTCCAGCAGCTCGCTCCCATCTTTGGGGTAAATATCACGAGCTTTCCAAAGAAGCAAAAAGACTAAAAGATATCCTAGATGAGCAAAGCAATTTTGCTGTTGAGCAAATCGGCATGGCGATTCAGGCCCTCGAGGAAGAGATTGCTCAAATTCCAACAACTATGGAACAATCGGGGTCGATCGATTTTCCTGAAAATTGTTTCGTCCTAGAGAAAAGCTTTGCTTTTTATGATACTCACCAAAAAGAGCTTAATCTTCTTAATGCTTACGCTTCCCGCATTAATGCGCTGCGCAAAGAACTGATCAAAACGGAAATGCGCATTCGGGTAAAAAATAAGTTTTTTCAACAGCTTTCAAAAGCTGGAGACCATGTTTTCCCAAAACGGAAGGAGCTAATCCAGGAGATTAGTCAACATTTTATCAATGATGTTGAGAGTTTTATTTCTTCTCATTTCAACAGTTTTAATGAAAAAGAATCGATTTTCAATTTGCGCGAAGCGATCAAAGGGCTACAAAGTGCCGCCAAGTTTTTAACATTGAATACGCAAGCTTTTAATCAAACCAGAATGCGTCTTAGTGAATGCTGGGACAAGTTAAAAGAATACGATAAAGAACGCAAAAAAGATTTTGCTGATAAAAAAGAGCTGTTTAAAGCAAATGCGGAAGCTATTAGACAAGAAATTGAAGCGACGTTTCAGAAATTCAGTGAGCAGGGCTTAAATACCGTAGATGCAAATAGAGCAATCGACGAGCTTGTTTCTAAAATGCGTTCCACATCTCTTGGGCGTGACGAAGTCAAATCTCTTCGTGATGAAATCCTTAAGTTTAAGGATGCAATTCAGTCAAGAATTCAAGCACAACAAGAAGAGCGCCAAAGGCTGGATGAAGAGAAAGAGAGACAACGTAGAGAAACTGTTCAAAGGTTTGCCGAAAACATTCAGCAGCTTTTAGATGCTGCGGAAGAAGAATCTGCAGACCATCTTGTTACAAGAAGGGATGCCATCCTTGCTGAAATTCAGTCAACACAGCTACTTAGAAATGATAAGATCGAGCTTGAAAAGCGTTTGAAGCCTATCAAAGACATTTTAATTGAGAAAAAAGAGCAAGCCCTTATGGCATTGCCCGAAGATAAACGCATGGCTTTAGAACAGCTAAAAGAGTTGCTTAGACAACGTAAAGAGAGAAGACAGAAAATCAAAGAGCAGCTGGAATTGCTCAGAAAGTCTAAAGGTGCTTCAGGTTTAGATTTTGAAAAAGCTATGCAATTTAATGAAGAACTCAATCACGAGAAGGGACGTCTTGAGCAAGCTAACCATTCTGTTAAAGAGATAGAAGATAAAATTAAAGAAATGGAATTGTGA
- a CDS encoding FMN-dependent NADPH-azoreductase (Product derived from UniProtKB/Swiss-Prot:O07529;Gene name derived from UniProtKB/Swiss-Prot:O07529;EC number derived from UniProtKB/Swiss-Prot:O07529), which yields MKILGIGGSVRPNSFSCMAIQYAIGRVPAANSATEILHLANLQLPFCNGFCDYSDYPDVQKLRQSVRLADALVISTPEYHAGMSGVLKNALDLLEEEALKTKVIALIAVVGGVSSNNAINQLRIVLRQLRGWVLPEQLIIAHAVQAFNSKRQLVDPLLRQRLDEMLEELITMTKKLI from the coding sequence ATGAAAATTTTAGGTATTGGGGGGAGTGTCCGCCCCAACTCCTTCAGTTGTATGGCTATTCAGTATGCTATAGGTCGTGTTCCTGCTGCTAACAGTGCCACTGAAATTCTGCATCTTGCGAACTTGCAGTTGCCTTTTTGCAATGGTTTCTGCGACTACTCAGACTACCCAGATGTTCAGAAGCTTAGGCAGTCTGTACGCCTGGCCGATGCATTGGTTATTTCTACTCCTGAGTACCATGCTGGCATGAGTGGCGTGTTAAAAAATGCTTTAGATCTTTTAGAAGAAGAGGCCCTTAAAACTAAGGTGATAGCACTCATTGCTGTTGTGGGTGGGGTTTCCAGCAATAATGCCATCAACCAGTTAAGAATTGTTCTTAGACAGCTTCGAGGATGGGTTTTGCCAGAGCAACTGATTATTGCGCATGCTGTGCAGGCTTTTAACTCTAAAAGGCAGCTTGTGGATCCTCTTTTAAGGCAACGCCTTGATGAGATGCTAGAGGAGTTAATAACCATGACAAAAAAACTGATCTAA